The following are from one region of the Ochotona princeps isolate mOchPri1 chromosome 4, mOchPri1.hap1, whole genome shotgun sequence genome:
- the KCNA4 gene encoding potassium voltage-gated channel subfamily A member 4 has translation MEVAMVSAESSGCNSHMPYGYAAQARARERERLAHSRAAAAAAVAAATAAVEGSAGSGGSSHHHHHQSRGACSSHDPQSGRGSRRRRRQRPEKKKVHHRPSTFSHCADLMPSGSEEKILKELSEEEEDEEEEEEEEEEGRFYYSEDDHGDGCSYTDLLPQDDGGGGGYSSVRYSDCCERVVINVSGLRFETQMKTLAQFPETLLGDPEKRTQYFDPLRNEYFFDRNRPSFDAILYYYQSGGRLKRPVNVPFDIFTEEVKFYQLGEEALLKFREDEGFVREEEDRALPENEFKKQIWLLFEYPESSSPARGIAIVSVLVILISIVIFCLETLPEFRDDRDLVMALSAGGVGHGRLSNDTLVPHLENSGHTIFNDPFFIVETVCIVWFSFEFVVRCFACPSQALFFKNIMNIIDIVSILPYFITLGTDLAQQQGGGNGQQQQAMSFAILRIIRLVRVFRIFKLSRHSKGLQILGHTLRASMRELGLLIFFLFIGVILFSSAVYFAEADEPTTHFQSIPDAFWWAVVTMTTVGYGDMKPITVGGKIVGSLCAIAGVLTIALPVPVIVSNFNYFYHRETENEEQTQLTQNAVSCPYLPSNLLKKFRSSTSSSLGDKSEYLEMEEGVKESLCAKEKCQGKGDDSETEKNNCSNVKAVETDV, from the coding sequence ATGGAGGTCGCAATGGTGAGTGCCGAGAGCTCAGGGTGCAACAGTCACATGCCTTATGGTTatgcagcccaggccagggcccGGGAGCGAGAGAGGCTTGCTCACTCACGggcggctgcagctgctgctgtggcagcgGCCACAGCTGCTGTGGAAGGCAGTGCGGGTTCTGGTGGgagctcccaccaccaccaccaccagtcaCGTGGGGCCTGCAGCTCCCACGATCCTCAGAGCGGCCGTGGTAGTCGGAGAAGGAGGCGCCAACGGCCTGAGAAAAAGAAAGTCCACCATCGGCCAAGCACCTTTTCTCATTGTGCTGACCTGATGCCCAGTGGATCAGAAGAGAAGATCCTGAAGGAGCTGagtgaagaagaggaagatgaggaggaggaggaagaggaagaagaggagggaaggtTTTACTACAGTGAAGATGACCACGGAGATGGATGCTCCTACACGGACTTGCTGCCTCAGGACGATGGGGGAGGTGGTGGCTACAGTTCAGTCCGCTACAGTGACTGCTGTGAACGTGTGGTAATCAATGTGTCAGGCCTGCGCTTCGAGACCCAGATGAAAACTCTGGCCCAGTTTCCAGAAACTTTGTTAGGGGACCCTGAGAAGAGAACTCAGTATTTTGACCCTTTGCGCAACGAGTATTTTTTTGACAGGAACCGGCCCAGTTTTGATGCCATCCTGTATTATTACCAGTCCGGAGGTCGCCTGAAGAGGCCAGTCAATGTCCCCTTTGATATCTTCACGGAGGAGGTCAAGTTCTACCAGCTGGGAGAGGAGGCCTTGCTCAAGTTTCGAGAGGATGAGGGCTTtgtgagagaggaggaggacagggcGCTGCCagagaatgaatttaaaaagcagatctgGCTTCTCTTTGAGTATCCTGAGAGCTCCAGTCCTGCGAGGGGCATAGCCATCGTGTCTGTCCTGGTCATCTTAATCTCCATCGTCATCTTCTGCCTGGAGACCTTGCCTGAGTTCAGGGACGACAGAGACCTCGTCAtggcactgagtgctggtggggTTGGGCACGGTAGACTATCCAATGATACCTTGGTACCCCATCTGGAGAACTCGGGGCACACAATTTTCAATGACCCGTTCTTCATAGTGGAGACAGTCTGCATCGTGTGGTTTTCCTTTGAATTTGTGGTCCGCTGCTTTGCCTGTCCTAGCCAAGCTCTATTCTTCAAAAACATCATGAACATCATTGATATTGTGTCCATCTTGCCTTACTTCATCACTCTGGGCACGGACCTggcccagcaacagggaggtggcaATGGGCAGCAGCAACAGGCCATGTCCTTTGCCATCCTCAGGATCATTCGTCTGGTCCGAGTGTTCCGGATCTTCAAGCTCTCCCGGCACTCCAAGGGCCTGCAGATCCTGGGCCACACCCTCAGAGCCAGCATGCGGGAGCTGGGCCTGCTgatcttcttcctcttcattgGGGTCATCCTCTTTTCCAGTGCTGTGTATTTTGCAGAAGCGGATGAACCTACTACCCACTTCCAAAGCATTCCAGATGCATTTTGGTGGGCTGTGGTCACCATGACAACTGTGGGCTATGGGGACATGAAGCCCATCACTGTGGGGGGGAAAATTGTGGGGTCCCTGTGTGCCattgcaggtgtcttaaccattgCTTTGCCAGTGCCAGTGATTGTCTCTAACTTTAACTATTTCTACCACAGAGAAACTGAAAATGAGGAACAGACACAGTTGACCCAGAATGCAGTCAGTTGCCCATACCTCCCTTCCAATTTGCTCAAGAAATTTCGGAGCTCTACTTCTTCTTCCCTGGGGGACAAGTCAGAGTATCTAGAAATGGAAGAAGGAGTTAAGGAATCTCTGTGTGCAAAGGAGAAGTGTCAGGGGAAGGGGGatgacagtgagacagagaaaaacaactgTTCCAATGTAAAAGCTGTGGAGACTGATGTGTGA